A region of Lycium barbarum isolate Lr01 chromosome 3, ASM1917538v2, whole genome shotgun sequence DNA encodes the following proteins:
- the LOC132632099 gene encoding uncharacterized protein LOC132632099 isoform X2 yields the protein MRYTFCSNLEVDLGSEENAQIVYTALTVDKELQPDKVKRHMSVSNGKLSVNFEAVEARFLRASFSAFVDVLTLATKTIEEFGPKKE from the exons ATGAGGTATACTTTCTGCAGCAACTTGGAAGTAGATCTTGGATCTGAAGAAAATGCTCAGATTGTCTATACTGCATTGACTGTTGATAAGGAG TTGCAGCCTGATaaagtgaagaggcatatgtctGTATCTAACGGGAAGCTTTCAGT GAATTTTGAGGCTGTTGAAGCAAGATTTCTTCGTGCATCATTTAGTGCATTTGTGGATGTACTCACACTCGCAACAAAAACCATTGAAGAATTTGGTCCAAAGAAGGAATAG
- the LOC132632098 gene encoding protein ABIL3: protein METLNSPATMTFPREPANFDEVSMHQSMLFADSLEDLKNLRQQLYTAAEYFELSYSNDEQKDVVVDTLKDYAIKALVNTVDHLGSVTYKVSDLLDEKVDEVSGTELRISCIEQRLKTCQDYIDNEGLLQQSLVIHTPKYHKRYILPVGETANGADLTTKIKYQGCSLDDQDDWNQFRNAVRATIRETPPSTAGKGFSPSPSPRLLQQYGKFSFSGTTTPKKELDKRTVSPHRFPLLRTASLASRPTTPKSSRPTTPNKSRPTTPNPSNGRRYGAEPRKSASMRLHVDNINTKDLEQHASKSKRLLKSLLSRRKSKKDETLYTYIDEY, encoded by the exons ATGGAGACACTAAATTCACCAGCTACAATGACCTTTCCCAGGGAGCCAGCCAATTTTGATGAAGTTTCTATGCATCAAAGCATGCTCTTTGCTGATAGTCTTGAG GATTTGAAGAATCTGAGGCAACAACTTTACACAGCAGCTGAATATTTTGAATTATCTTACTCTAATGACGAGCAAAAAGATGT TGTGGTAGATACGTTGAAAGATTATGCCATTAAAGCACTTGTGAACACCGTGGATCATTTAGGCTCTGTGACATATAAGGTCAGTGATCTCTTGGATGAAAAAGTCGATGAAGTTTCTGGAACAGAGCTGCGTATATCTTGCATTGAGCAG AGACTAAAGACATGCCAGGATTACATTGATAACGAGGGCCTGTTGCAGCAGTCATTGGTTATTCATACTCCTAAGTACCACAAGCGATATATATTACCAG TTGGCGAGACAGCGAATGGTGCTGATCTCACCACCAAGATAAAGTACCAAGGGTGTAGTCTTGACGATCAAGATGATTGGAATCAATTTAGAAATG CTGTGCGAGCAACAATTAGAGAGACTCCACCATCTACAGCTGG GAAAGGATTCTCCCCATCACCTTCTCCACGACTTCTTCAGCAGTATGGAAAATTTTCATTCTCCGGAACAACCACACCGAAAAAGGAATTAG ACAAGCGAACAGTTTCACCACATCGGTTTCCTCTGTTACGAACCGCATCTCTTGCTAGTCGGCCAACCACCCCCAAAAGTTCTAGGCCAACCACCCCAAATAAGAGTCGGCCTACTACTCCAAACCCTTCCAATGGGAGACGG TATGGTGCAGAGCCTCGTAAATCAGCTTCAATGCGGCTTCATGTGGACAATATAAACACCAAAGATCTTGAACAACATGCCAGCAAAAGTAAACGTCTGCTAAAATCTTTGCTCAGTCGACGCAAATCAAAGAAAGATGAAacgctatatacatatatagatgaATATTAA
- the LOC132632099 gene encoding uncharacterized protein LOC132632099 isoform X1 gives MDSNVASSWDFNCNLEVDLGSEENAQIVYTALTVDKELQPDKVKRHMSVSNGKLSVNFEAVEARFLRASFSAFVDVLTLATKTIEEFGPKKE, from the exons ATGGATTCCAACGTGGCGTCTTCATGGGACTTCAACTG CAACTTGGAAGTAGATCTTGGATCTGAAGAAAATGCTCAGATTGTCTATACTGCATTGACTGTTGATAAGGAG TTGCAGCCTGATaaagtgaagaggcatatgtctGTATCTAACGGGAAGCTTTCAGT GAATTTTGAGGCTGTTGAAGCAAGATTTCTTCGTGCATCATTTAGTGCATTTGTGGATGTACTCACACTCGCAACAAAAACCATTGAAGAATTTGGTCCAAAGAAGGAATAG